A genomic window from Agrobacterium tumefaciens includes:
- a CDS encoding ABC transporter permease, with protein sequence MSLSKILLYGFVALVLAWLMIPILIILPMSFSGARFLAFPPPSWSLRWYEAYLGSAAWMQATRVSLIVAVSSAVIATILGTAAAYSLNLTQSRLVRSLQALLLLPLIVPIVITAVGVFLVYAQIGLLASLTGLVLANVMLGLPYVVTSVLVGLRKFDHTQEMVSRSLGMNRWRTFFIVTLPQIRPSVISGLLFAFISAIDETVVSLFISGGEYQTLTKRMFTALRDEIDPTIASISSLLTAISFILLMLAAINARNTEYSQGRAT encoded by the coding sequence ATGAGCCTGTCGAAAATCCTTCTCTACGGCTTTGTAGCCCTCGTTCTCGCCTGGCTGATGATCCCCATCCTGATCATCCTGCCAATGTCCTTTTCCGGCGCGCGCTTCCTTGCTTTCCCGCCGCCGTCCTGGTCGCTGCGCTGGTATGAGGCTTATCTTGGCAGCGCCGCCTGGATGCAGGCAACGCGTGTAAGCCTGATAGTCGCCGTCTCCAGCGCCGTCATCGCCACCATTCTCGGGACTGCGGCGGCCTATTCTCTTAACCTCACACAATCGCGGCTGGTGCGCAGCCTGCAGGCGCTGCTGCTTCTGCCGCTGATCGTGCCGATCGTCATCACCGCTGTCGGTGTCTTTCTGGTTTACGCGCAGATCGGGCTCCTCGCCTCGCTGACCGGGCTGGTCCTCGCCAACGTCATGCTTGGTCTGCCCTATGTCGTTACCTCCGTCCTCGTTGGGCTGCGCAAGTTCGACCACACGCAGGAAATGGTGTCGCGAAGCCTCGGCATGAACCGCTGGCGGACCTTCTTCATCGTCACCCTGCCGCAAATCCGCCCGAGCGTCATTTCCGGTCTGCTCTTCGCCTTCATCTCCGCCATCGATGAGACCGTGGTCTCGCTTTTCATTTCCGGTGGCGAATACCAGACGCTCACAAAGCGCATGTTCACCGCGCTGCGGGACGAGATCGATCCGACCATTGCCTCGATCAGCTCCCTGCTGACGGCGATCTCGTTCATCCTGCTGATGCTGGCAGCGATCAATGCCCGCAACACCGAATATTCGCAGGGACGGGCCACATGA
- a CDS encoding GMC family oxidoreductase produces the protein MIVDHLILGGGSAGCVLAARLSADSRRTVVLVEAGRNISADDIPDEVRGRYPGRAYLDARNIWSHLTALMGHARSNTAPRPPRCYEQARLLGGGSAINALMANRGAPADYAEWQALGADGWGWDACLPYFLKIEADRDFDGPLHGTDGPLTIRRISDDRISPFVDRVMKTLDRRGHPIKPDQNGAWEDGVFRGAIAVSDSGERLPTSVAYLTADVRKRPNLRIITESVADRILFDGRRATGARLTGATAETIQASDVIVSAGAIHTPALLMRSGIGPVGDIAAVGGDVVAGRNGVGRNLMEHPSIAVAAYLPPQMRVRDRSEHHEQAIWRFSSGLDGAPQSDMHAAILSRSGWHSIGLRLGSLFFWVNKSYSRGFVKLVSLDPHVEPEVDFRMLSDERDLRRLKLALRLGAEALSDPFMAGHGGTVFPSSYSPRVAKVAVPGTWNALQRGLFSGLLDVAGPLRPALVHSAITLGTTMRGLLEDDEALTEFVRRHVGGTWHPSGTCRMGSADDPTAVTSSTGRVHGVEGLRVCDASLMPSIPCANTNIPTIMIAERVADFILAGR, from the coding sequence ATGATCGTCGATCACCTGATCCTCGGCGGCGGATCGGCGGGCTGTGTGCTGGCCGCACGCCTTTCCGCAGATTCGCGGCGGACGGTCGTTCTGGTTGAGGCCGGGCGTAATATTTCGGCGGACGATATCCCGGATGAGGTGCGCGGCCGTTATCCCGGTCGGGCCTATCTCGATGCGCGCAATATCTGGTCGCATCTCACGGCGTTGATGGGCCATGCCCGTTCCAACACGGCGCCCCGTCCACCGCGTTGCTACGAGCAGGCGCGGCTTCTGGGCGGAGGCTCGGCGATCAACGCTCTGATGGCCAATCGCGGCGCCCCGGCCGATTATGCCGAGTGGCAGGCGCTTGGAGCGGACGGCTGGGGCTGGGACGCCTGCCTGCCCTATTTCCTGAAGATCGAAGCCGACAGGGATTTCGACGGGCCGCTTCATGGTACGGACGGACCGCTGACGATCCGGCGCATATCCGACGACAGGATTTCCCCTTTCGTTGACCGAGTTATGAAAACGCTCGACCGCCGCGGCCATCCGATAAAACCTGATCAGAACGGAGCATGGGAAGACGGCGTCTTTCGCGGTGCGATTGCCGTGAGCGATAGTGGGGAGCGCTTGCCGACTTCGGTTGCCTATCTGACGGCGGATGTGCGCAAACGCCCGAATCTCAGGATCATCACCGAAAGCGTCGCGGACCGCATCCTGTTCGATGGCCGTCGAGCCACGGGCGCGAGATTGACAGGTGCGACGGCGGAGACGATCCAAGCGTCGGACGTGATTGTCTCTGCCGGCGCCATCCACACACCCGCGCTGCTGATGCGCTCCGGTATCGGCCCCGTCGGTGACATTGCCGCCGTGGGGGGCGATGTCGTGGCCGGCCGCAATGGCGTCGGGCGCAATCTGATGGAGCATCCCTCGATCGCCGTCGCTGCCTATCTGCCGCCGCAGATGCGGGTGCGTGACAGGAGCGAACACCACGAACAGGCGATCTGGCGTTTCTCGTCGGGTCTCGACGGCGCGCCGCAGAGTGACATGCATGCCGCCATCCTGTCGCGATCCGGCTGGCATTCCATCGGTTTGCGGCTGGGCAGCCTGTTCTTCTGGGTCAACAAGTCCTATTCGCGCGGCTTCGTGAAGCTCGTTTCGCTTGACCCCCATGTGGAGCCCGAGGTCGACTTCAGAATGCTGAGCGATGAGCGTGATCTGAGGCGGCTCAAGCTTGCGCTGCGGCTGGGAGCGGAGGCACTGTCCGATCCTTTCATGGCGGGGCACGGCGGCACTGTTTTTCCATCGAGCTATTCGCCTCGGGTGGCGAAGGTCGCTGTACCAGGGACATGGAACGCGTTGCAGCGGGGTCTTTTCTCGGGTCTTCTGGATGTGGCGGGTCCGCTGCGCCCGGCATTGGTGCATTCGGCGATAACACTCGGCACGACCATGCGGGGGCTGCTTGAAGACGACGAGGCGTTGACGGAATTCGTCCGCCGCCATGTGGGCGGCACATGGCATCCTTCGGGAACGTGCCGCATGGGATCGGCTGACGATCCCACGGCGGTGACGTCGTCTACAGGCCGCGTACACGGCGTGGAAGGATTGAGGGTTTGCGATGCATCGTTGATGCCGTCGATCCCGTGCGCCAATACCAACATTCCCACGATCATGATCGCAGAACGGGTCGCCGACTTCATCCTGGCCGGCCGCTGA
- a CDS encoding TetR/AcrR family transcriptional regulator translates to MTDVQNRPYHHGDLRRAIIETALDMLRDDKNWQFTLREVARRAGVSHAAPYKHFPDKAALLVELAMIGFDRLREALAEAKPEAPQSLLEEIMPISLAYVAFGTDNPALYRLMFSAEEGRAVGMHLDQRALAVFDVVLDMLNRGQAAGTIRKRPVRGQATTAWALIHGITLLAIDGLLVEEKVGPAPLDAAIATLVEGLAIPQPNT, encoded by the coding sequence ATGACAGACGTTCAAAACCGCCCCTATCATCACGGTGATCTCCGCCGCGCAATCATTGAAACGGCGTTAGACATGCTCCGGGATGACAAGAACTGGCAGTTCACGCTGCGAGAAGTCGCCCGTCGGGCCGGCGTCAGCCACGCTGCGCCCTACAAACACTTTCCGGATAAAGCAGCTCTGCTCGTCGAACTCGCCATGATTGGATTCGATCGACTACGCGAGGCGCTAGCGGAGGCGAAACCCGAAGCCCCCCAATCTTTGCTCGAAGAAATCATGCCGATATCTCTGGCATATGTCGCGTTCGGAACCGATAACCCGGCCCTATATCGACTGATGTTCAGTGCCGAGGAGGGGCGGGCCGTAGGAATGCATCTCGATCAACGGGCGTTAGCGGTATTCGACGTAGTGCTGGACATGCTCAACCGCGGTCAGGCTGCTGGGACCATTCGCAAGCGGCCAGTCAGGGGACAGGCCACCACCGCATGGGCGCTCATTCACGGCATCACCTTGCTCGCGATCGATGGGCTCCTGGTGGAAGAAAAAGTCGGACCGGCGCCGCTGGACGCAGCCATTGCCACTCTGGTGGAAGGGCTCGCAATCCCGCAACCAAACACGTAG
- a CDS encoding NAD(P)/FAD-dependent oxidoreductase: MAARPPFPDIHSLWQETASSRPAFDRLSGDRRFDVAIIGGGYTGLSAARYLARRGLSPVVLEASRIGWGASGRNGGVVSGKFRLSFSDIAARYGIETARRMHDLGIEAIDHVGELVDDYAIAAADYRPTGSLRCAHNQLSLDGLKKEVEWLRGSLGDHACTILSPEDMEAETGSGDFVGGMLNTHGGVIHPLNFVLGMAAGLSAAGIAIHEKTPVAAFRRDGAGIVLETPDGVVSARQVVIASNSYSDLTPATSAVRKSIIPFRSAMIATEPLTGRPASLLSQGRSYTETRRMMRWFRKVGDRVMYGGRGAFGKADSQSAFAALHRAMVRQFPELAAVSVTHRWSGLVAMTMDSIPHLGRLDDRVVYAVGYNGTGVAMASNMGRYVAAMVAGQSPDLGLLTAEPLNPVPFYPIREPAVRLVAGWYQFLDAIGR; the protein is encoded by the coding sequence ATGGCCGCACGCCCCCCTTTTCCTGATATCCACTCCCTCTGGCAGGAGACGGCTTCGAGCCGTCCTGCCTTCGACCGGCTCTCGGGTGATCGTCGGTTCGATGTCGCCATCATCGGCGGTGGCTATACGGGCCTTTCCGCGGCGCGCTATCTGGCCCGCCGCGGCCTGTCTCCGGTAGTGCTGGAGGCAAGCCGGATCGGATGGGGCGCGAGCGGCCGCAATGGTGGCGTGGTGTCGGGCAAGTTCCGGCTTTCCTTCTCCGACATCGCCGCCCGCTACGGGATAGAGACGGCGCGGCGCATGCATGATCTCGGTATCGAGGCCATCGATCATGTCGGCGAACTGGTAGACGATTATGCAATCGCCGCTGCCGATTATCGCCCTACCGGTTCGCTGCGCTGTGCGCATAATCAGCTGTCGCTCGATGGCCTGAAAAAAGAAGTCGAGTGGCTGCGTGGATCGCTTGGCGACCACGCCTGCACCATTCTCTCACCGGAGGACATGGAGGCGGAGACGGGCTCAGGCGATTTCGTCGGCGGCATGCTCAATACCCATGGCGGCGTCATTCACCCCTTGAATTTTGTTTTGGGCATGGCGGCCGGATTGAGTGCCGCAGGCATCGCGATCCACGAGAAGACGCCGGTGGCGGCATTCAGGCGAGATGGCGCGGGCATCGTTCTTGAAACGCCTGACGGTGTCGTTTCGGCCCGACAGGTGGTGATCGCCAGTAATTCCTATTCTGATCTGACGCCGGCCACGTCGGCGGTCCGCAAATCCATCATTCCCTTCCGCTCCGCAATGATTGCGACCGAGCCGCTCACCGGCAGGCCCGCTTCCCTCCTGTCGCAGGGACGCAGCTATACCGAGACACGACGCATGATGCGCTGGTTCCGCAAGGTCGGAGACCGTGTGATGTATGGCGGGCGCGGCGCCTTCGGCAAGGCGGATTCCCAAAGCGCGTTTGCGGCGCTGCACAGGGCCATGGTGCGGCAGTTTCCAGAACTCGCAGCCGTATCTGTCACCCATCGCTGGTCCGGCCTCGTGGCCATGACGATGGACAGCATTCCGCATCTGGGCCGGCTGGACGACCGGGTCGTCTATGCAGTCGGTTATAATGGAACCGGGGTGGCCATGGCCTCCAACATGGGCCGCTACGTTGCAGCTATGGTTGCAGGGCAAAGCCCCGATCTCGGGCTCTTGACCGCAGAGCCGCTCAACCCCGTGCCTTTTTATCCCATCAGGGAGCCAGCCGTCCGGCTCGTCGCCGGCTGGTATCAGTTCCTCGATGCAATCGGACGCTAA
- a CDS encoding coniferyl aldehyde dehydrogenase, with the protein MNAIEEFTDANHMGRILTAQRTAFLRDGAPSLADRRANLARLKQALIGRRAALEAAVSSDFGHRARHETAIMEVFGVIAGIDYLSKNLRRFMRPERRHVSLLMQFGRAWIEYQPVGVVGVISPWNYPIQLSLMPVVTAIAAGNRVMLKPSNVTPETNALIASMLGEIFTEEQVALVEGDGAAFSTLPFDHLVFTGSTVVGRAVMKAASDNLVPVTLELGGKSPAIVAKGGVQDRFVSDIVWGKLLSGGQTCIAPDYALVHESEVDTFVASFDRLAKAAYPDGPTSEDYTSIVNDRQYGTLIDLIEDARAHGAQIIEVGHRPGDAARRPHTLAPTVVLGVTDEMKIAHQEIFGPILPIFPYRDISEAIAYVNARPRPLALYYFGGDSAERRKVLDRTTSGNVTINGTIMHVAQDDLPFGGVGASGMGAYHGVEGFRRLSHAKGIYEQGRWNTVKLFHPPYGKLVERILNLMIR; encoded by the coding sequence ATGAACGCTATAGAAGAATTCACCGACGCCAACCACATGGGCCGTATCCTCACCGCCCAGCGAACCGCCTTTCTCCGCGACGGCGCGCCATCACTCGCGGATCGTCGCGCCAATCTCGCCAGACTAAAGCAGGCGCTGATCGGTCGCCGCGCGGCCCTTGAGGCGGCCGTCTCTTCGGACTTCGGGCATCGTGCCCGTCACGAGACCGCGATCATGGAGGTCTTCGGGGTGATCGCTGGCATCGATTATCTAAGCAAAAACCTGCGCCGCTTCATGCGACCTGAGCGCCGTCATGTCTCGCTCCTGATGCAATTCGGCCGGGCCTGGATCGAGTATCAGCCCGTCGGTGTCGTTGGGGTCATCTCGCCTTGGAACTATCCAATTCAGTTGTCTCTGATGCCGGTGGTGACCGCGATCGCCGCGGGAAACCGCGTCATGCTCAAGCCGTCCAATGTGACGCCGGAAACAAATGCCCTCATCGCATCGATGCTCGGCGAAATCTTCACGGAAGAACAGGTTGCGCTCGTCGAGGGCGACGGTGCGGCCTTCTCAACCCTACCGTTCGATCACCTTGTCTTCACCGGCAGCACAGTAGTGGGGCGCGCGGTGATGAAGGCGGCGAGTGACAATCTCGTGCCGGTCACCCTGGAGCTTGGCGGAAAGTCCCCGGCGATCGTTGCCAAGGGCGGCGTGCAGGATCGCTTTGTGTCCGACATCGTCTGGGGGAAGCTTCTTAGCGGTGGGCAAACCTGCATCGCCCCCGACTATGCCTTGGTGCATGAATCCGAGGTCGACACATTTGTCGCGAGTTTCGACAGGCTGGCAAAGGCGGCCTATCCAGACGGTCCGACCAGCGAGGACTACACTTCCATCGTCAACGACCGTCAGTATGGGACGCTGATCGACCTGATCGAGGATGCCCGCGCCCACGGCGCACAGATTATCGAGGTCGGGCACCGGCCTGGTGACGCCGCCCGCCGTCCGCATACGCTCGCGCCGACGGTAGTGCTGGGCGTCACCGATGAGATGAAAATCGCCCACCAGGAGATATTCGGTCCGATTCTGCCTATCTTTCCCTATCGAGACATCAGTGAAGCGATCGCCTATGTGAACGCCCGTCCGCGGCCACTGGCTCTCTACTATTTCGGTGGAGACTCTGCGGAACGGCGAAAGGTGCTCGACCGCACGACATCGGGAAATGTCACGATCAACGGCACGATCATGCATGTCGCCCAGGATGACTTGCCTTTCGGCGGCGTCGGCGCCAGCGGGATGGGCGCCTATCACGGCGTCGAGGGCTTCAGGCGACTGAGCCATGCCAAAGGCATCTACGAGCAAGGACGGTGGAACACCGTCAAACTGTTCCACCCCCCATACGGAAAGCTGGTCGAGCGCATCCTGAACCTCATGATTCGGTAA
- a CDS encoding aldehyde dehydrogenase family protein gives MDNYLKFYIDGAWVDLLGGQRLPVVDPATEEPFAEIAMGSAADAERAIAAARRAFAAFSQTTREERLGLLERILEILKRRQDEIGDVISREMGAPRKMARDEQAGIGVAHFEQTIRAMSDFPFEYMQGTTRIVHEPVGVVGMITPWNWPINQIACKVAPALATGCTMVLKPSEIAPLNAILFAEILHEAGVPKGAFNLVNGDGPTVGAVLASHPDIDMVSFTGSTRAGISVAQAAAPTVKRVHQELGGKSPNIVLRSADLDAAVHAGVIRCFANSGQSCNAPTRLLVPAEQMDRVIGIACAAAESVRVGAPGDAEADIGPVASRMQFDKIQSLIRKGMEEGAELVAGGLDRPAHLNSGYYVRPTVFARVTNDMTIAREEIFGPVLAILGYGSEDEAADIANDTPYGLASYIQGAPEEARAFARRLRTGIVRLNSSAWDGAAPFGGYKQSGNGREYGKFGLHEFTEIKGIVGFGD, from the coding sequence ATGGACAACTATCTCAAATTCTACATCGACGGCGCCTGGGTCGATCTACTCGGCGGCCAGCGTCTACCCGTCGTGGACCCCGCCACCGAAGAGCCTTTCGCAGAGATAGCCATGGGATCGGCGGCGGATGCCGAGCGCGCCATTGCCGCCGCGCGCCGCGCCTTTGCTGCCTTTTCGCAGACGACGCGGGAAGAGCGCCTCGGCCTGCTTGAGCGCATTCTTGAGATACTGAAACGTCGACAGGACGAGATCGGCGACGTGATCTCGCGCGAGATGGGCGCACCAAGAAAAATGGCACGGGATGAGCAGGCGGGTATCGGCGTGGCGCATTTCGAGCAGACAATCCGCGCCATGAGCGATTTTCCGTTCGAATACATGCAGGGCACGACCCGCATCGTCCATGAGCCGGTCGGTGTCGTCGGCATGATCACGCCGTGGAACTGGCCGATTAACCAGATCGCCTGCAAGGTGGCTCCGGCGCTCGCCACCGGCTGCACCATGGTGCTGAAACCCTCGGAAATCGCGCCGCTCAACGCCATACTTTTCGCCGAAATCCTGCACGAGGCCGGTGTTCCCAAGGGCGCGTTCAACCTTGTCAATGGTGACGGCCCGACCGTGGGTGCGGTACTGGCGAGCCATCCCGATATCGACATGGTTTCCTTCACCGGCTCGACACGCGCCGGCATTTCGGTCGCGCAGGCGGCGGCCCCGACGGTGAAGCGCGTGCATCAGGAACTGGGTGGCAAATCGCCCAACATCGTACTCCGCAGCGCTGATCTCGACGCCGCCGTGCACGCCGGGGTGATCAGGTGCTTTGCCAATTCCGGCCAGTCCTGCAATGCGCCGACCCGTCTTCTCGTCCCTGCGGAGCAAATGGACCGGGTGATCGGCATCGCCTGTGCGGCGGCGGAATCGGTCCGTGTTGGCGCACCCGGCGATGCCGAGGCGGATATCGGGCCAGTTGCCAGCAGAATGCAATTCGACAAGATTCAGAGCCTCATCCGCAAGGGAATGGAGGAAGGGGCGGAACTCGTTGCCGGCGGGCTCGACCGGCCAGCGCATCTGAACAGCGGCTATTATGTACGGCCGACAGTCTTTGCACGCGTTACGAACGACATGACGATCGCCCGTGAAGAGATTTTCGGGCCTGTGCTTGCCATTCTCGGTTATGGCAGCGAGGACGAGGCGGCGGATATCGCCAACGACACGCCTTATGGACTAGCATCCTATATTCAGGGCGCACCCGAGGAGGCGCGTGCCTTCGCACGACGACTCAGAACCGGCATAGTGCGCCTCAACAGCTCCGCCTGGGATGGGGCCGCCCCCTTCGGCGGCTACAAGCAGTCGGGCAACGGTCGGGAATATGGCAAGTTCGGTCTGCACGAATTTACCGAAATCAAAGGTATAGTTGGGTTCGGCGACTGA
- a CDS encoding ABC transporter permease gives MAQSKRNPSALHEQREQRLMLMLLAPALAVVVVLLVLPLLWLGWQSIRQDGGFTLVHYQRFLTESVYWMTFLQTFRIAAVVTLMTVLLGYPVAYVAAGLPQRWSVLVLAMVLLPFWTSVLVRAYAWLILLQRNGIINSALTGSGLIDAPLRLVNNEFGTVMATIHILLPFMVLPLYATMKKIPTELTMAGSSLGGSPMHVFWRVFLPLSLPGLIAGMVLVFVLTLGFYITPELLGGGRTYMVSMLVSRNIEVYNEWGAASSISVVLLVCVFLVFRLASLIIPFERIMGTR, from the coding sequence ATGGCACAGTCGAAACGAAATCCGTCGGCGCTGCATGAGCAGCGTGAGCAAAGACTCATGCTGATGCTGCTGGCGCCAGCGCTTGCGGTCGTCGTCGTTCTGCTGGTCCTGCCGCTTCTGTGGCTGGGCTGGCAGTCGATCCGGCAGGATGGCGGCTTTACGCTCGTTCACTATCAGCGGTTTCTGACGGAGTCCGTCTATTGGATGACCTTCCTTCAGACCTTCCGCATTGCGGCGGTCGTCACGCTGATGACCGTGCTCCTCGGCTATCCCGTCGCCTATGTGGCGGCGGGCCTGCCTCAGCGCTGGAGCGTGCTCGTTCTCGCCATGGTGCTGCTGCCTTTCTGGACATCCGTTCTGGTGCGCGCCTATGCCTGGCTCATCCTGCTGCAGCGCAACGGCATCATCAATTCGGCGCTGACGGGATCGGGCCTGATCGATGCGCCGCTCCGGCTGGTCAACAACGAATTCGGCACGGTCATGGCGACGATCCACATCCTGCTGCCCTTCATGGTGCTGCCGCTTTATGCGACGATGAAGAAAATACCCACGGAACTGACCATGGCCGGTTCCAGCCTCGGCGGCTCACCCATGCATGTCTTTTGGCGGGTTTTCCTGCCACTGTCGCTGCCGGGCTTGATCGCCGGCATGGTTCTGGTCTTCGTGCTCACCCTTGGTTTTTATATCACGCCGGAACTGCTGGGCGGCGGGCGCACCTACATGGTCTCTATGCTCGTTTCCCGCAACATCGAGGTTTATAACGAATGGGGCGCAGCTTCGTCGATTAGCGTCGTTCTGCTGGTCTGTGTCTTTCTGGTCTTCCGGCTGGCGAGCCTCATCATTCCATTCGAACGCATCATGGGAACGAGGTGA
- a CDS encoding ABC transporter substrate-binding protein, with amino-acid sequence MKYRFSMLVLSASAAVFSAGLASAEQVTFVSQGGAYQEAQTKAILDPVAKLLGITVNQDSAPDAWPVIKTQSASGKIVWDVIDTPAKDCIRGGEQGMIEKLDFSKIPNAEKMPAEYKSPYSVAYEFYSSVLAYNKDKFGGNTPKSWSDFWDVKKFPGTRALRNHPLATLEAALLADGVPVDKLYPLDVDRAFKKLEEIKPYVTVWWTSGAQSAQLLADGEVDMEMAWNGRVAAVVKEGAPIGYSFNEGFLQYTSLCILKGAPNLETAVKFVNAALTPEIQANFPAYIDYGPGNPEAYKTGKISPERAAEMPSSPNNAALQVLVSDEWWSSPAGEEAQKRWAQFIQK; translated from the coding sequence ATGAAATACAGATTTTCCATGCTCGTGCTTTCCGCATCCGCCGCTGTCTTTTCGGCTGGCCTGGCGTCGGCGGAACAGGTCACCTTCGTCTCGCAGGGCGGCGCCTACCAGGAGGCGCAGACCAAGGCGATCCTCGATCCCGTCGCCAAGCTGCTTGGCATCACTGTCAATCAGGACAGCGCGCCGGATGCCTGGCCGGTGATCAAGACGCAGTCCGCATCTGGCAAGATCGTCTGGGACGTCATCGACACGCCGGCGAAGGATTGCATACGCGGCGGGGAACAGGGAATGATCGAGAAACTCGATTTTTCCAAGATACCCAATGCGGAAAAGATGCCGGCCGAATACAAGAGCCCCTATTCGGTCGCCTATGAATTCTACTCGAGTGTGCTTGCCTACAACAAGGACAAGTTCGGTGGCAACACGCCCAAGAGCTGGTCGGATTTCTGGGATGTAAAGAAATTTCCGGGTACGCGGGCGCTTCGTAACCATCCTCTTGCGACACTTGAGGCCGCTTTGCTCGCCGATGGCGTGCCAGTGGACAAGCTTTATCCGCTCGATGTCGACCGGGCTTTCAAGAAGCTCGAAGAGATCAAACCCTATGTCACGGTGTGGTGGACCTCCGGCGCCCAGTCAGCGCAGCTTCTAGCCGATGGTGAAGTCGACATGGAGATGGCGTGGAACGGCCGCGTTGCTGCGGTGGTGAAGGAGGGCGCGCCGATCGGTTATTCGTTCAATGAAGGTTTCCTTCAGTATACGTCGCTCTGCATTCTCAAGGGCGCGCCGAACCTTGAAACGGCGGTCAAGTTCGTCAACGCGGCGCTGACCCCTGAAATCCAGGCGAATTTCCCGGCCTATATCGACTACGGTCCAGGCAATCCTGAAGCGTACAAGACCGGCAAGATTTCGCCGGAACGCGCTGCCGAAATGCCGAGTTCGCCGAACAATGCCGCACTTCAGGTTCTGGTGTCGGATGAGTGGTGGAGTTCACCAGCCGGTGAGGAGGCGCAAAAACGCTGGGCGCAGTTCATCCAGAAATGA
- a CDS encoding HAD-IA family hydrolase, with protein MQLTQFKVMTFDVVGTLIDFETGVLNAVRALGGEKAARVTDDEIFEPYKRGRDKFYGRSSFAMKDVYLSLANELGFNNDDATAEAFQLAVLRWPAFADSVEALARLRKNFRLVAMTNADRTAFSAYSDTLGNPFHDSVTCDEAGCAKPNPQFFAFNKGRQSAFGFKQSEILHVAQSQHHDIGVARELGYTTCWIERRQGQQGFGGTPAPKVVAKPDFHFSSLKQLADAVDAELVAGVKTATAA; from the coding sequence ATGCAGCTTACGCAATTCAAGGTCATGACCTTCGATGTGGTCGGCACTTTGATCGATTTCGAAACGGGTGTGCTCAATGCGGTGCGTGCGCTCGGCGGCGAAAAGGCGGCCAGGGTCACCGACGACGAGATTTTCGAACCGTACAAGCGCGGCCGCGACAAGTTCTATGGACGATCTTCCTTCGCCATGAAAGACGTCTATCTTTCTCTCGCCAACGAACTCGGTTTCAACAATGACGACGCCACGGCGGAAGCCTTCCAGCTTGCAGTGCTGCGCTGGCCTGCTTTCGCGGATTCCGTGGAAGCGCTCGCCCGCCTGCGTAAGAACTTTCGTCTTGTCGCCATGACGAATGCCGACCGGACGGCGTTTTCCGCCTATTCCGATACGCTTGGCAATCCGTTTCACGACAGCGTCACCTGTGATGAGGCCGGATGCGCCAAGCCCAATCCGCAGTTTTTCGCTTTTAACAAGGGGCGTCAGTCGGCTTTCGGTTTCAAGCAGTCGGAAATCCTGCATGTCGCCCAGAGCCAGCATCACGATATCGGCGTGGCCCGCGAACTTGGCTACACGACCTGCTGGATCGAGCGTCGCCAGGGCCAGCAGGGGTTCGGTGGAACCCCGGCTCCGAAGGTGGTGGCCAAGCCCGATTTCCACTTCTCCTCGCTCAAGCAACTGGCCGATGCGGTGGACGCGGAGCTTGTTGCCGGCGTCAAGACGGCAACGGCAGCCTGA